AACGGAACTGACTGCTTTCTTGGAGACGCTCCACTCGGATTCATTCAGACTGTGATACGACTCCAGAGTTCCCTGAAGTTTCGCTGGACTGATGTGTGAAAACATCTGGAAGACATCCGTTACTTCATTTATCGTCTTATTACAGCACTAAGCTGTCCGTTATTAATGCAAACATACATTACTAACGTTACCTAAACCATTATTAATGCAGGAGCTGCTTGGGTGAATGAAAAAGAAACTGTTACGGTAATAAATTCACACTCACTTCTTTAGAAAGCATCTAAAAACACAGTCAGCTGATTAAACggagaaaatattaataaatacgaTCGTGTCGTACCGTGTCGGTGAATATTCGCTCAGATGAAGGTAATTCTAGCGTTTTGTCAGATGTCGATTTCTCATTTCTGCTCAATAGCAGTACCCtgggcagccaatcagaagctcCGACTCCGCCTTAAAAGTATTTGCCCTCTTTTGATTGGCCGAATGTAGCTAGAGGCGTAAGGATGCGCGAGCTGATTGGCTCTCTCTCTCGGATGTTATGCTCTCGCTGGTTCTCAGATTTATGACAGCAGGGGGCGCCAAACACGTCACACATCAACCGCTTTAATGCTTCACACAAGAATAAAATCATAGTCGTTCAGTAAACATTACAGTAGAAGGAAACATCATCCAAACAGAAGGCTCACGTGAATATTGCTCTGAATtagtaaaactataaaaaacaaCGTAGTCTCAGTAGAAGAATCTGAAAAATAGGCTGTGGTTTCAAAGTCTCATATATTCTGGTTGGTGATGAGTTTCTGCATCCGGCGAATCTTGCGCTTgtttttgggcatgatcttgttgTACTGTCCGTTTTTGATGAGATGCTCTTTGCTGTGGTGGATCTGAGCGCCGTGTTGCAGCTGAAATGAGCACAGAGCCTGCAGAGGTTTGAGAAGAacctgagagaaacacacacacacacacacacggtcagcATCAGAGGTTTGAGAAgaacctgagacacacacacacacggtcagcATCAGAGGTTTGAGAAgaacctgagacacacacacacacacacacacacacacacacacacacacacacacacacacacacacacacacacacacacagtcagcaCCTCCGGGATGCTGCGGTTCTTCTCCATGATGGAGAGCGCGGCGGCGGCACACTCCAGCGTGGACACACACATGTTGTTGGGCTGCGTGCGGATCACATACTGACTGGAGGGAGCGCTGCGGAGCTGCACCTGCAACGACACACAGTCAGCAAATTAAACCAACAATCACCCAATCAAACAGCAGCCAGGTTAATCAGTTTTGACCAGGAATGTCTTTCAGTGCATCTCTGATGTCTGATGAAAGCGTGGTTCAGCTGAACACAGCCTGTATCTGACCAGAGAACTGACCTGTCTGGGCAGCCGCAGCAGAGCGTTCCTCAGGAACATGTCTTTGGCTTGACTCCACGTCCCGTCGATCAGAATCACGCTGTGCTCCGTCGCCGTGAAGTCTGTGCTCAGATCCTCCAGATTCTCTGCTCCAGCCCCGGGATACAGCAGAAGAGTACTAGAGTCTTTACACACCGCCGCCAGCTCCGGatacctgacacacacacacacacacacacaccagctcagCACTAAAgaccatctctctctcacaaaaactctctctctcactcacacacacacacaatctttctttctctctctcacacagacactccctcactcacacacacacactctctctctctctcacacacacacacacacacacactctttctctctctcacacacacacattctttctctctctcacacacacacactctttctctctctcacacgcacacactcacacattctctctcacacacacactctttcttaatttaatattacaacaagtgccttgtctgtatgtttaatgtctgtatatttaatgttgcactatttatattttagatactttacctttattttattatactttagtttttatgttttaatctCTTATTCTGCATGTTTGCAAGGTCAGAAGGGAAGAAATTTCATCTGAAATTTTCATTCatgttgtacatagagcatatttgacaataaagttgacttgacttgacacacgcacacacacacactctctcacactctcatgctttctcactctcacacacactttctcactcacattctctctcacacacacactctctctctctcacacacacacacacactctttctctctctctcattcacacactctctctctctctctctctctctctcacacacacacacacacacacacacacacacacacacctgtcttcAGAGAAACGTCTGCCCACAAACACCCGGCACTTCCCCGGCGGGAGGCAGGCGGTGAGGAGAGGAACGGTGCGTAGAACCCGGCTCTCCTGCAGAGACAGAAGGACACTCACTCATCTGAGAGCAGCAGCAGCTTCCAGAGAACGGAACTAACCTCAGCCGGGTGCTGGACGATGTAGAGGCGCGTGGAGACATCTAGAGGACGTGGCGGGAGATAAGGACACAGACACACCTTCAGCGGACGACTGGAGAGAAAACACAGCGTTCAGAGAGGAGCTGGACACAGAGGACCACAGAAGGGCCTTCAGAGATACGCTGCGGAGATTGATTTGTTCTTCAAACCTCATATTCCTGATGTTTTGGCCAAATATAGTCAGATTATAAACCATACATCAGAGGAAAAATTACTTATGTGcataaatcagtttaaataaaaaaatcacccaTATGTCTGGTTTTGTAGGGacatatatatctaaaaaaatgaagagttattaatttcatgttgattcagttcataGCCACGATGGTTTTAATTTAATCCCTCATTATACTGATGATGTGCGGGGTCAGGATCTTCTGTCCATCTCTGTGCTCATCAGCGTCAATTTCAACATTGACTCTcacaatttattgtttaaatccCATTAGAAGtatgaaaaacttttattccaATTCTTAATGCATTTGATAAAAATCTCCTATCATAATATCATCTGCTTCAGTTCATCattctgttatttttctgtgaaacagcTTTGACATGATCTTTATAAAGTGGACTTGATTGAGGACTGAATTTATGATGAGAGAAATTGAATAGATAACTGAATGGTTGGCCATTGTGTTCGagtgagtttgtttgtttgtgtttgtttgtttgtttgtttgtgtgtgtgtgtgtgtgtgtgtgagtgagtgagtgtgtgtgtgtgtgtgtgtgtgtgtgtctctgtctcaccAGCACCGGAAGCAGGTCGGGCGTCTCTCGCTCTTCTCCACAGGAAGATCAGAAAGCACCGAAAACCCTTCATCATCACAATCTTCATCTCTCCGCTTCTTTTCTTCCTCGTCTTCATCAGCATCCTCGTTCATGTCGTCTACTGTGTCTTCATTAAACAGAGAGTCCATTGTGTCATATTGCTACGGTGTATCACGCTTGTTTGATGAGCGAGTTTCCGCTTCCGGTGACGTGTGCGAGAAAGATGGCGGCGCGCGGAGGGAAACGTGCAGCTGAGCGAGCGGCGCAAAACAAGGCGAAACGGGCGAAATTAAACGGGAACAAAGCGCCACAAACCGAGAAGAAGCAAAAGACTGTGACGTTTACCCCGGAGAATGAAGAAGAAGCGAATAAAAACATCATCTGCGTCCCGCCGCCCGTCAGCAcggtaaaaacacacacacacacacacacacacacaaaaacatccaGATCCAGATGCGTGTGTGAACCTGTACACGTGAGCTCAGTCTGCGAGAACATGCCAGATATAAACACAAGAAATCAGGAGAAttaatgtcacacacacacacacacacacacgtgtctctctctctctctctctctctctctctctctctctctctctctctctctctctctctctctctctccctctctgtctgtctctctctttctcgctgtctgtttgtctctctttgTAATAGTGAAATTAATTTGTGTATAATCTTATTCATGCTCTTCAGGGCAAATGGACGAATAAGGAGCGAGTGTTGGTGTTTTCTTCTCGTGGGATCAGCTTCAGGACGAGGCACCTGATGATGGACCTGAGGACCATGATGCCTCACAGCAAAGCTGGTAAACACATCAGACCAGCCGCATTAACCAGCCAAACCAGCACTAACCAGACAGCCAATCAAGTTTCACTCTTTGTTTTCCTCCAGACACCAAGATGGACAGAAAAGACAAGCTGTTTGTGGTGAACGAGGTACTTCAGTGGTTCTGTAGTCTCTGGTGACCCGTGTTTTGACGTCTGATTCTAACGGCTGCTGTGTTTTAGGTGTGCGAAATCAAAAACTGCAATAAATGCGTCTTCTTTGAAGCCAAGAAGAAACAGGATCTTTATATGTGGTGAGTTGGACGTCAGAGATAATAACGATCGCGTGTGACCGCCACGTGTTCTGAGATCCGTTCTTCTCTCGCAGGATCTCAAACGTTCCTCACGGACCCTCGGCCAAGTTCCTCGTACAGAAcggtgtgttttttattatttcactgcTCCGTTAATGCTGTGTGCATTTGTCATTTGTCCAACTCTTCTTCGCTTCCCTTTCCTCTTAATTAAGCGTGTTTGTATGTAAATGAGCTCTGTGGTGATTGGCTCAGCTTGCTGCACAGTTAATGTAGATGTGGGTGACGGTTTAGAGAAAGTCTGGAGTTCTGAAACGATTTCACACTGACTTGTACTGATTGTGTTTGTAGTTCACACGCTGGCTGAGCTGAAAATGACCGGAAACTGTCTGAAAGGCTCCAGACCGCTGCTGTCCTTCGACCCGGTGAGTGATGCACACTAACAGATCACATGactgaggaggaggatgatgatgatgatgatgatgatgatgtttgtCTGTCACTTCATAGAAATTCGACAAGGAGCCACATTACGCGCTGCTGAAGGAGCTCTTCACTCAGGTTTGTTTCTACATGAATTCCTCTTTCGGTTCATGTTGTTTATTTCCCTCGGGACACGACTCATAACCGCGTTAAAGAGGTTGATCTGTGTCCAAGCGCTCTGACGGCTCGTGTGTGTGGTTCTTTCAGATCTTCTCGACGCCTAGATATCACCCGAAGAGCCAGCCGTTCGTGGATCACGTTCTGACCTTCACCATCGCCGACCACAGGATCTGGTTCAGGAACTATCAGGTGAGCAGCGTCGGCTCCGGGCCGCTCGAGCGAGCTGCTCTTTCGGAATGATTCTGTGATTTTTGTCGTCTGCAGATCATCGAGGAAGACGCGTCTCTGGTGGAGATCGGCCCGCGCTTCGTCTTGAATCTCATCAAAATATTCCAGGGCAGCTTCGGCGGCCCCACGCTGTACGAGAACACTCACTTCCAGTCCCCCAACATGGTAAGACGCGATCTACAGAACCAGTTTTGTGTTGATTGGAGGAAAAACATGGCAGGAGATGTAACTGTAATAATTAAcaacactaaaatattttaatatttcaatgtgCTTTTCAAAAtactaaatgctaaattatCATAAGTTATTACTGATGCCtagaaatagttttaattttttggtgtCTCGTGGAACGTATAGTTGTGGACAGAAGTGATATCTTCACCcttaataagaagaaaaaaaactgaaaaatgtaagcATATTGCCTATAGAGTAGGGCTGGGCGATGTGACCAAAATAtctattaaatgcttttttttttttttcctcatcagtGGATAAGGATAATTATcatgataaatgtaaaaaaatatatttctttcaagTTTAAAGACAGATATTTGCTTAAttgtagaaaatgtaaaaatcaattaattttgGTTTGTGTGACATTTCTCAGTTCTGCATGTGCTGAGTGATATTTTTTCAAATCGCAAAGGTTTGTGTTgcctgataataataaaaatatgcatccTTTGGTCTCTTACAAATACACGTTTGACAGTAGCTTTAGTTGGATACAGATgcaaatttgtttattataaaaattagtaatatctgttaaaaaaaaaaaaaaattatagatgtTTTTTAAACTACTGGTCTTCCATAGTATATTTAGTCTTGGATCGTTGACAAAATATAGCACCTCAATACATTTagtataaatgcattaaacgcTATAGGTTAATcacaaatatactgtaattttattacatcaCTCCTCCatctacattaataataaaaaccatccGCTGTTTGAACTCTGAACTCTTATTTGTCGTATCGAGGAAATTTTATATTATCGTTAGCGCtttatcgcccagccctactATAGAGTCAATTATTTCGTGCTAACACAATGAAACATGCTAAATTGTGTGATCGtgctttaatacaaataaaaaacaaaagaggaacTACAAAGTATTAATAAACGGATTATGTTATAGACATTGCTGAGAATTCAGTGATTTTTGTCGCTGGATTTAGTGACTCCTCACCCCTTTTGGGACGTTTTTCAAAAACCaagcaacaaaataaatttcTCGGACGAAACCATAATTCTGAGACTCTTCCACCAATGTTTGCTTTGCCActtacaaaacaattaaactgAGTATCATAACATTCAAGTCATCATTTTGTCAGCTCCATATCATCATTTATCTTCAATGCATCATATTTTCTAGGTTAGACACTTATATCCGAGTATAGAAGTAAAATTAATATCTTTTTACATACGGCCCCTGTAAAGATGCAAACATGAAATCACACGTGCATTAACTCTGTCTGGTATTTGATGTTTGCATCCTGCTGAAAGCTGCTTTATAGCTAAGTGTACTGCTGTTATTCCTTCAGTCGTTTTGAATTACCTTGACACTTGAgaatttttgaaagcattttccttttatttctgaACATATGTATAAGATAAGTCTGTCCAAGATGTGTTTGTAGTTAATATCTTTGCAGAAAAGATGCATGAACGGGTGATTTAAgaccatgtgtgtgtgtgtccagcacCGGCGGCTGATCCGAAAGGCCAAGGCGACCCGGCAGACGGAGCGTCAGATGGTGAAGGAGATCCTGAAGGTGAAGCGCTCGGAGGAGCAGGAGGTGCTGGCGAAGGACGTGACCGACGAGGTGTTTGTGACCCCGGCCGAACCCAGAGACCCAGAACCACCGCCTCCGGAGCCACAGAGACCCACCAAGAAGCTGCGCCTCACAGAgctgaagaagaagatgaagatgaagcgCAAAGGCCTGCGATAAACCTGCTCTTCACTCCCTAAAGAGCCCTGTACGTCTCAGGTTTGCTCTGATGTACTGCTCAGAGGAGATCTGGTCCCAGATCAGAGGTCCTGCCTCTTTGGGATAAAACTCTTAATGTggcttaatgcatttaaaactgcAACTATTAATGTTTTCCTCCCATAGAGAACCGTGATGAGTGTTTTCTCCAAAGAAAACTGCTTAACATGGCTTCTTTTGCAGTTAAACCATGTTAATTAAACTCATTGTGTCTGTATGGTATTATGGCTCATAACTACTTGTCTGTAAACAAAATGAGTTATTAAAAATCTCCCGGTATAGTCTTCAATAAAGtctggtctttaaaaaaaacgctgttttaatgcattgagCCATGTTAAGCGTTTCAGAGTTTTCCTCTTTTTGAGGAGCAGCTCCGCATCCGACGATTTAcattcatcttatttttttgctgGTTTTGTAAACAATGCAATGTTAATAAACTTTTAATGTTCAAACGTGTTCGTTTTGATTTGCCTCGTGGAGAATGCACAGGATTATGACTATCATGACAGGAACAGGGCTGAGAAACGTTTTTCTAAGGTTTGAGTTCAGGGAACAGGCCTAGAAATAATACACCTTTATTTAAGACATAACTTTTAGGGCGCattcacaccaagcacgataactttaaagaaaatatgtagttgtcaatattaaagaatagccGCACGAAAAGTATAACGCTTTCAGGATAGTTAAACGtcgacagccaatcagaatccattgAGAATTTAAAGCGACAGACTCGCTTGCGATTAGAATATACAGACTACTGTGGATGCTgtcgttatctttatagttatcgttcGTGGTGTGAATGCGCCTAAGAGACAGCGTTGTTTAGAAACGCAGGCCAGTTCAAGTATTAAAACTTTTACAGATGCTGTAACGGTGATGAGCTCTATAAGGCACTGTTAGTTTTCCCAAGTGTTTAATCATCAGTGCTCCtctacaacaaaaacaaccaatAGCATAAATTATTTGAGCTCGTCCTGCACTCGACTGCGCTTTATTTCTCAGCCGTCAGTGATTTATTTCGCACAGGGAGCGTGCGCGCGAGGAGCGCGTAGGAACCCCTTGTTGATTGTTCTGTTTCTGGTCGGACTGGATCGTGGCGGGACCGGAAACATGGCGTTCAACTTCGGCGGCGCGTCCAGCAGCGCGAGTGAGTTTAATTAAACTCTGTTATTTAGTTCCGGTAAACAGTAATAGTTTCACGCAAAAAGCTGTAAAAGCATTGAGCTTATGTAATTCATACTCATCctcctcttttgttttcttttgtttttttttctccggtAAAACCGAGCTATCATCGCTCGTGTTCATGACATCATTAACGTTACTAAGACTGGCTAAAAATAtcgatttctttatttttattttatttacgaAACGATATCGAAAGAGCATATGAACCGATTAGTCTGGCCTTTTTCAGTTAATGAACGGAACGTTATATCGTGTCTCGCATCCAATAATTCGCAGTTATCTTTGTGCTTTGATGcttttgatattaaataaagcctCATTTCAAATTCTGTGTATTTTCTCACAACGTTTTAAACAAATTCTCTTTTGGAGTTGTTTAATGTGAGTGACAGGTCACTGCGCACCAAATTTACCTGAACTCTATAGAAgagctttttttgtaaatatacgGTGTAATGTATTCATTACCCTTTTTTAAGTGTTCTTCAGTGTTTATGTTTGAATAATCCCATCACATTTTTAACCgctatttatatttcaaaaatacataatttgtaACTTTATTGGTATAAGAACTTAAGTGGGGAAATAGGGCTTTGTATACAAATGTTAACATTCAGTATTATAGTAAAGCAGCACCAGCTAACACTTgtgtatattttacagtgtattttaaaattgcagtcTTGTGCATAAAATTGTATTTCGAAAGTTGAACTAAAGTTTGTGCTCTGCGTTTGACATCTCGTTTGTGTTTGTGCCGGGAAGCGGGTGGGGGTCCGGGTCTCAGGGTGGAGGACTGAGGCTCGAACCCACGTGTTTTGAGTTAGAAGTCCAACTCTTTTCGCATCAGGCCATGCCCTAATCATCAGCGTCACTGTTGTCATGGTTACAGGTCTTTCTGGCACAGGCTTCGGAGCCACGACCACGACATCCGCTCCAACAGGCTTCGGCTTTGGATCGGGCGGCactggtgagtgtgtgtgtgtgtgagggagagtatatatgtatgagagagagtgtgtgtgcagtgcaTCTCCAGTGTCTCTGTACACTGCAGGTGTTTCTAACtctcgctgtgtgtgtgtgtgtgcgcagtcTCAAGTGTCTCTAACACACTGCAGGTGTTTCTAactctcgtgtgtgtgtgtgtcgtcaggATTTGGCCCCGCTGCACCTGTTAGTTTTGGGGGCTTCGGTTTGGGCCCTGCGGCCCCTGTGCTCAGTTTTGGCAGTAGCCTCAGTGGAGCAGGTAGATGAGTgcgagaggtcagaggtcatgtcACTCATGATCAGCTCACATAACGTgctcatttgtgtgtgtgcgtgtgtttagcATGTCAGTGACTTTCTGGTCATGTGATCGATCCCACTCTGTCCGTCATGCATTTTCAGCATGTCCATCTCTGTTCTGTGTCCACGTCTGTCCTGTCTTcctctcatatatatatgtgtgtgtgtgtgtgcactgcaGGTGCGTCCGGGGGGTTCGGCACAACCACGACCTCCGCCGGTGGAACCAGCTTCAGTTTCTCCACGCCGGCAAACACAGGTACAgtacatttctgtgtgtgtgtgtgtgtgtgtattagtg
This window of the Puntigrus tetrazona isolate hp1 unplaced genomic scaffold, ASM1883169v1 S000001111, whole genome shotgun sequence genome carries:
- the dtwd2 gene encoding tRNA-uridine aminocarboxypropyltransferase 2 isoform X2 — translated: MLMKTRKKRSGEMKIVMMKGFRCFLIFLWRRARDARPASGADVSTRLYIVQHPAEESRVLRTVPLLTACLPPGKCRVFVGRRFSEDRYPELAAVCKDSSTLLLYPGAGAENLEDLSTDFTATEHSVILIDGTWSQAKDMFLRNALLRLPRQVQLRSAPSSQYVIRTQPNNMCVSTLECAAAALSIMEKNRSIPEVLLKPLQALCSFQLQHGAQIHHSKEHLIKNGQYNKIMPKNKRKIRRMQKLITNQNI
- the dtwd2 gene encoding tRNA-uridine aminocarboxypropyltransferase 2 isoform X1, producing MDSLFNEDTVDDMNEDADEDEEEKKRRDEDCDDEGFSVLSDLPVEKSERRPTCFRCCRPLKVCLCPYLPPRPLDVSTRLYIVQHPAEESRVLRTVPLLTACLPPGKCRVFVGRRFSEDRYPELAAVCKDSSTLLLYPGAGAENLEDLSTDFTATEHSVILIDGTWSQAKDMFLRNALLRLPRQVQLRSAPSSQYVIRTQPNNMCVSTLECAAAALSIMEKNRSIPEVLLKPLQALCSFQLQHGAQIHHSKEHLIKNGQYNKIMPKNKRKIRRMQKLITNQNI
- the bxdc2 gene encoding ribosome biogenesis protein BRX1 homolog, translating into MSEFPLPVTCARKMAARGGKRAAERAAQNKAKRAKLNGNKAPQTEKKQKTVTFTPENEEEANKNIICVPPPVSTGKWTNKERVLVFSSRGISFRTRHLMMDLRTMMPHSKADTKMDRKDKLFVVNEVCEIKNCNKCVFFEAKKKQDLYMWISNVPHGPSAKFLVQNVHTLAELKMTGNCLKGSRPLLSFDPKFDKEPHYALLKELFTQIFSTPRYHPKSQPFVDHVLTFTIADHRIWFRNYQIIEEDASLVEIGPRFVLNLIKIFQGSFGGPTLYENTHFQSPNMHRRLIRKAKATRQTERQMVKEILKVKRSEEQEVLAKDVTDEVFVTPAEPRDPEPPPPEPQRPTKKLRLTELKKKMKMKRKGLR